In a single window of the Verrucomicrobiia bacterium genome:
- a CDS encoding AbrB family transcriptional regulator codes for MAETTLTIDKFGRMVIPRSLRTALGVSGETKLKAEIQNGRLVVGLPDKKSSVVKKSNGLLVIKAESELPAVTALKQMRKERYE; via the coding sequence ATGGCAGAAACCACGCTTACCATCGATAAGTTTGGCCGCATGGTCATCCCCCGGTCATTGCGCACCGCCTTGGGTGTTTCTGGCGAAACAAAGCTCAAGGCCGAGATCCAGAACGGGCGGCTAGTGGTCGGTCTGCCGGATAAGAAATCTTCCGTGGTCAAGAAGAGCAACGGGTTACTAGTCATCAAAGCCGAGAGCGAGCTGCCTGCGGTGACCGCACTCAAGCAGATGCGCAAGGAGCGCTATGAGTGA
- a CDS encoding PIN domain-containing protein translates to MSDYLDSSVLIAALVDSQPFHEECADALAAGGITSAHALAEAYSILSGRLRLDPQTVSDVLLHNTKDLKKVDLTWSEYSKLIASSPKNGVRGGAIFDALHVAAARKASAKRLLTLDQDYYSFAPDLIHYLGK, encoded by the coding sequence ATGAGTGATTACCTCGACTCGTCCGTGCTCATCGCCGCCTTAGTGGATTCCCAGCCCTTTCATGAAGAATGCGCGGATGCCCTAGCCGCTGGAGGCATCACTTCTGCTCATGCCTTGGCCGAAGCGTATTCCATCCTCTCGGGTCGTCTGCGGCTCGATCCACAAACCGTGAGTGATGTGTTGCTGCATAACACCAAGGACCTCAAGAAAGTGGACCTGACCTGGAGCGAGTATTCCAAACTGATCGCCAGCTCACCGAAGAATGGCGTTCGTGGCGGTGCCATCTTTGACGCCCTCCACGTCGCTGCTGCACGGAAAGCTTCCGCTAAACGCCTGCTGACTTTAGATCAGGATTATTATTCCTTCGCCCCCGACCTGATCCATTACTTGGGCAAGTAA
- the xerA gene encoding site-specific tyrosine recombinase/integron integrase, with the protein MSATAAETEIKDELLLQFLQHLATDRGASVYTQRNYRHALTDFCSWHNQERKSPPNWKSLQRDDFRAFLRYLGRKNFGRASIQLHFSSLRTFYKFLVRRGEVEVTPIRNISLPKQPKRLPKFLTPEQTQSLLEAPLRELDAIQKSETKGVDPVDFLRDAAVQEVIYSCGLRISEACGINIEDIDWNEQLIRVRGKGKKERQVPIGTPALEAIRRYRKALGNDDSADGPLFFSKADSRKPLQPRLVQLRLKRYLAASGLDPSLTPHKLRHSYATHLLNNGADLRSVQELLGHAHLVTTQVYTHLTTDRLKKAYESAHPRA; encoded by the coding sequence ATGTCCGCAACCGCCGCAGAAACCGAGATCAAAGACGAACTGCTCTTGCAGTTCCTCCAGCATCTCGCCACGGATCGCGGGGCTTCAGTTTACACGCAACGGAATTACCGTCACGCCCTCACGGACTTCTGCAGCTGGCATAATCAGGAACGCAAATCGCCGCCCAACTGGAAATCCCTTCAGCGCGATGATTTCCGCGCCTTTCTCCGTTACTTGGGTCGCAAGAATTTCGGCCGTGCTTCCATCCAGCTTCACTTTAGCTCGCTGAGAACGTTCTACAAATTCCTCGTGCGCCGGGGTGAAGTGGAAGTGACGCCCATTCGCAATATCTCGCTGCCTAAGCAGCCCAAGCGTCTACCCAAATTCCTCACGCCGGAACAGACCCAGAGTTTGCTCGAAGCCCCCTTGCGTGAACTCGACGCCATCCAGAAATCTGAGACCAAAGGCGTCGACCCCGTCGATTTCCTCCGCGATGCTGCGGTGCAAGAGGTCATCTACTCCTGCGGCCTGCGTATCAGCGAGGCTTGCGGCATCAACATCGAGGACATTGATTGGAACGAGCAACTCATCCGCGTGCGCGGCAAGGGCAAGAAGGAACGCCAGGTGCCCATCGGTACGCCTGCACTGGAAGCCATCCGCCGCTACCGGAAAGCCTTGGGCAATGACGACTCTGCCGATGGCCCGCTCTTTTTCAGCAAAGCCGATTCCCGGAAGCCGTTGCAACCGCGCCTTGTGCAACTCCGCCTGAAACGCTACCTCGCTGCCAGCGGTTTGGATCCTTCATTGACGCCCCACAAACTACGTCACAGCTACGCCACCCATCTGCTGAATAACGGCGCTGACCTGCGCAGCGTGCAGGAACTCCTCGGTCACGCGCATCTCGTGACCACGCAGGTATACACCCATTTGACCACGGATCGACTCAAGAAAGCCTATGAATCCGCCCACCCACGCGCCTAA
- a CDS encoding septum formation initiator family protein, which yields MSDSANIWDRLTQLVLCLIVVAILLGVGVWYLPLIQKNERMRKEILRLDNEIRLEETKARELKASIDTLRDPATAPKAVERLARERLGYAKPGETIIRFEPPGTNSVSLPPQGPVTQ from the coding sequence ATGAGTGACAGTGCGAACATCTGGGATCGTTTAACTCAGTTGGTGCTGTGCCTCATTGTCGTCGCGATTCTCCTCGGTGTCGGCGTCTGGTATCTCCCCCTCATCCAAAAAAATGAGCGCATGCGCAAAGAGATTTTGCGCCTGGATAACGAGATTCGCCTGGAAGAAACCAAGGCCCGCGAACTCAAAGCCTCCATCGATACCCTGCGCGATCCCGCGACCGCTCCGAAGGCCGTAGAACGTCTCGCTCGTGAACGCCTCGGTTACGCCAAGCCAGGCGAAACCATCATCCGCTTCGAGCCTCCCGGGACGAACAGTGTTTCGTTGCCTCCTCAAGGCCCGGTGACGCAGTAG
- a CDS encoding DUF1801 domain-containing protein has protein sequence MKKTIPAATPDAYVAALKGWRLECVTGIREAVKAAAKLEEVIKWGHLVYFSNGPVLLIRAEEDRVLFGFWRGQLLREIESRLKPGGKYEMATLELREGDSISATTVRKLVKAAVKLNRDLGDPADIAKSR, from the coding sequence ATGAAGAAAACCATCCCAGCGGCAACCCCTGATGCCTATGTCGCCGCCCTGAAAGGCTGGCGCTTGGAATGCGTCACCGGCATACGCGAAGCAGTCAAGGCTGCGGCCAAGCTGGAGGAAGTCATCAAATGGGGGCACTTGGTTTACTTCAGCAACGGTCCCGTGCTCCTCATCCGGGCGGAGGAAGACCGCGTCCTCTTCGGTTTCTGGCGCGGCCAGCTTTTGCGTGAGATCGAGTCCCGCCTGAAACCCGGCGGCAAATACGAGATGGCCACCCTCGAACTCCGTGAAGGTGATTCCATTTCCGCCACCACCGTCCGCAAACTCGTCAAAGCCGCAGTGAAGTTGAACAGAGATTTGGGCGATCCTGCAGACATCGCAAAGTCCCGGTGA
- a CDS encoding DUF1398 domain-containing protein: MNETIVAEIEECSRLSQAGQISFGEVVQRLIKAGVERYHADYSRAETTYYLPNEETLVIPLKVAQPALGETFSAEEVQASVRGAQRGEVLYPEFVRRTKLAGCVGYFVLLTGKCVQYLGRRGEIHTEWFPGAPVAPAGQ, from the coding sequence ATGAATGAAACGATTGTAGCGGAGATAGAAGAGTGCAGCCGTTTATCGCAAGCGGGACAAATCTCGTTTGGCGAAGTGGTACAGCGGCTGATCAAAGCAGGCGTGGAACGGTATCACGCGGACTATTCCCGCGCTGAGACAACGTATTACCTGCCGAATGAAGAGACGTTGGTGATCCCACTCAAAGTGGCACAACCGGCATTGGGTGAGACGTTTTCAGCCGAGGAAGTGCAGGCATCCGTGCGTGGAGCACAGCGGGGTGAGGTGCTGTACCCGGAGTTTGTGCGGAGGACGAAGCTGGCGGGGTGCGTAGGCTACTTTGTGTTGCTGACGGGGAAGTGTGTGCAGTATCTGGGACGTCGTGGAGAGATTCATACGGAATGGTTTCCGGGAGCGCCGGTTGCACCGGCAGGCCAATGA
- a CDS encoding MarR family transcriptional regulator, protein MRDKQTATSGLEGHLGYWLRFVSNHVSQAFARKVQEQGVTVAEWVVLRALFDVTEINASGLVERVGLTKGAVSKLVERLVNKGLMNSMTDEQDRRVQRLKLTSAGRKLVPVLAALADKNDEEFFGHLNIMQRKEVTGVLQEIVRRHGLKDVPVD, encoded by the coding sequence GTGAGAGATAAGCAAACAGCGACTTCAGGCTTGGAAGGCCATTTAGGCTATTGGCTGCGGTTTGTCTCCAATCATGTCTCGCAGGCGTTTGCGCGGAAGGTGCAGGAGCAGGGCGTGACGGTGGCGGAATGGGTGGTGTTGCGGGCTCTATTCGATGTGACGGAGATCAATGCTAGCGGACTGGTGGAGCGGGTCGGTTTGACGAAGGGGGCGGTGTCCAAGCTGGTGGAGCGGTTGGTGAACAAGGGTTTGATGAACTCCATGACAGATGAGCAGGACCGCCGGGTGCAGCGGTTGAAACTGACCTCAGCAGGGCGGAAGCTGGTGCCCGTATTGGCAGCTCTGGCAGATAAGAATGATGAAGAGTTTTTCGGGCATCTGAACATCATGCAGCGGAAGGAAGTGACTGGCGTGTTGCAGGAGATTGTCAGGCGTCATGGTTTGAAAGATGTGCCGGTTGATTGA